The Athene noctua chromosome 15, bAthNoc1.hap1.1, whole genome shotgun sequence genome contains a region encoding:
- the NTHL1 gene encoding endonuclease III-like protein 1 produces the protein MCAAVSAGGGRAAAQGLGRAGGAAGVSRARGTASVLRRSKRRKSITIAYESGQGDGAEQGTSEPQRPRWEPRDWRQQLEHIREMRRKRDAPVDEMGVEKCYDSSAPPQVMRYQVLLSLMLSSQTKDQVTSAAMLRLRQHGLTVDRILQMDDVTLGQIIYPVGFWRNKVKYIKQTTAILKQKYGGDIPRTVEELVQLPGVGPKMAHLAMNIAWDSVSGIAVDTHVHRITNRLKWVKKETRYPEETRAALEDWLPRDLWREINWLLVGFGQQTCLPVNPRCNECLNQDICPAAKRR, from the exons atgTGCGCGGCCGTGTCCGCCGGCGGTGGGCGGGCGGCGGCCCAGGGGctcggcagggccgggggggcggccggag TGAGCCGGGCCAGGGGCACAGCCAGTGTCCTGAGgcgcagcaagaggaggaagagcaTCACCATTGCCTACGAATCTGGGCAGGGGGATGGTGCCGAGCAGGGGACATCTGAGCCCCAGAGACCGCGCTGGGAGCCCAGGGACTGgcggcagcagctggagcacatccgggagatgaggaggaagagagatGCTCCCGTCGATGAGATGGGAGTGGAGAAGTGTTACGACAGCAGTGCACCTCCGCAG GTTATGCGCTACCAAGTTCTGCTGTCGTTGATGCTCTCCAGCCAGACCAAGGACCAGGTGACATCGGCTGCCATGCTGCGCCTGAGGCAGCACGGCCTCACAGTTGACAGGATTTTGCAGATGGACGATGTGACACTTGGGCAGATCATTTACCCTGTAGGATTCTGGAGG AACAAGGTGAAGTACATAAAGCAGACAACAGCCATCCTGAAACAGAAATACGGGGGTGACATACCAAGAACTGTGGAGGAGCTGGTGCAGCTGCCAGGAGTTGGACCCAAAATGGCCCACTTGGCCATGAACATTGCCTGGGACAGTGTGTCCGGGATAG CTGTGGACACCCATGTGCACAGGATCACCAACAGGCTGAAGTGGGTGAAGAAGGAGACCAGATACCCTGAGGAAACTCGTGCAGCACTGGAAGACTGGCTGCCCAG GGATCTCTGGAGGGAGATAAACTGGCTCTTGGTGGGCTTTGGCCAGCAGACCTGCCTTCCTGTGAATCCTCGCTGCAATGAGTGCCTCAATCAAGACATTTGCCCAGCTGCTAAGAGACGCTGA